One Bos taurus isolate L1 Dominette 01449 registration number 42190680 breed Hereford chromosome 3, ARS-UCD2.0, whole genome shotgun sequence DNA window includes the following coding sequences:
- the GPR35 gene encoding G-protein coupled receptor 35 isoform X1, producing MAGTPLPPQVRRLGVAVVEERGPGGSAVPRAKHGDGDGGPGHTQQPPRERPRLPGTSLEEVHLDRAGMPTSCSIASTIFSQTPTIPRGEGPRPQGRRSPCLQSRIWTPTRHRLPHRLLGRCEAGEPFGRTCRGVSSSGGNQRVSPGIMNSSNCSSWDANPVYYTYMGGLLALGLLLNGLALWVLCWRLPRWTETRIYMANLAVADLCLLCALPSFLYFQKQTSKDTPLCQISQAVYLLNRYMSISLVTAIAVDRYVAVRHPLRARRLRSPGRAAAVCTALWAVVLGSLVLRWFLDVQDGGFCFAVRSGRSTYTGVFSLLGFYLPLAVLVFCSLQVVTALTQRPEANPGQAEATQKASRMVLANLAVFVVCFLPFHMVLTMRVALGLQTCAIKVAMQITSRLSDANCCLDAICYYFMAKEFQEASVSTTSPRAKAHKSKDSVTMTLT from the exons ATGGCGGGGACACCACTCCCACCCCAGGTGAGGAGACTGGGGGTGGCGGTGGTGGAGGAAAGGGGTCCTGGAGGCAGCGCGGTTCCCAGGGCCAAGcatggggatggggatgggggccCTGGGCACACCCAGCAGCCTCCTAGGGAGCGACCCCGCCTCCCGGGCACTTCCCTGGAAGAGGTTCATCTGGACAGGGCAGGGATGCCAACCTCCTGCAGCATTGCCAGCACTATTTTCTCTCAAACTCCAACTATTCCGAGGGGTGAAGGGCCAAGACCCCAGGGCAGAAGGAGCCCCTGCCTTCAGTCCCGCATTTGGACCCCTACCCGCCACAGGCTGCCACACAGGCTCTTGGGCAGGTGTGAAGCAGGAGAG CCCTTCGGCAGGACCTGTCGAGGCGTCAGCAGCTCAGGAGGGAACCAGCGAGTCAG CCCCGGGATCATGAACAGCAGCAACTGCAGCTCCTGGGATGCCAACCCAGTCTATTACACGTACATGGGCGGGCTCCTGGCGCTCGGCCTGCTGCTCAACGGCCTGGCGCTCTGGGTGCTGTGCTGGCGCCTGCCGCGGTGGACAGAGACCCGCATCTACATGGCCAACCTGGCCGTGGCCGACCTCTGCCTGCTCTGCGCCCTGCCCTCCTTCCTGTACTTCCAGAAGCAGACCTCCAAGGACACGCCGCTCTGCCAGATCTCCCAGGCCGTCTACCTGCTCAACAGGTACATGAGCATCAGCCTGGTCACGGCCATCGCCGTGGACCGCTACGTGGCCGTGCGGCACCCGCTGCGCGCCCGCAGGCTCCGCTCCCCCGGCCGGGCCGCGGCTGTGTGCACCGCGCTCTGGGCCGTGGTCCTCGGCTCCCTGGTGCTCCGCTGGTTCCTGGACGTGCAGGACGGTGGCTTCTGCTTCGCCGTCCGCTCCGGGCGGAGCACCTACACCGGGGTCTTCTCGCTGCTGGGCTTCTACCTGCCGCTGGCCGTGCTGGTCTTCTGCTCTCTGCAGGTGGTGACCGCCCTGACCCAGAGGCCCGAGGCTAACCCGGGCCAGGCGGAAGCCACGCAGAAAGCCTCTCGCATGGTCCTGGCGAACCTGGCCGTCTTCGTGGTCTGCTTCCTGCCCTTCCACATGGTGCTGACCATGCGCGTGGCCCTGGGCCTGCAGACCTGCGCCATTAAGGTGGCCATGCAGATCACGAGCAGACTCTCAGACGCCAACTGCTGCCTAGACGCCATCTGCTACTACTTCATGGCCAAGGAGTTCCAGGAGGCATCTGTGTCAACCACATCCCCCAGAGCCAAGGCCCACAAGAGCAAGGACAGTGTGACCATGACCCTGACCTAG
- the GPR35 gene encoding G-protein coupled receptor 35 isoform X2: MPTSCSIASTIFSQTPTIPRGEGPRPQGRRSPCLQSRIWTPTRHRLPHRLLGRCEAGEPFGRTCRGVSSSGGNQRVSPGIMNSSNCSSWDANPVYYTYMGGLLALGLLLNGLALWVLCWRLPRWTETRIYMANLAVADLCLLCALPSFLYFQKQTSKDTPLCQISQAVYLLNRYMSISLVTAIAVDRYVAVRHPLRARRLRSPGRAAAVCTALWAVVLGSLVLRWFLDVQDGGFCFAVRSGRSTYTGVFSLLGFYLPLAVLVFCSLQVVTALTQRPEANPGQAEATQKASRMVLANLAVFVVCFLPFHMVLTMRVALGLQTCAIKVAMQITSRLSDANCCLDAICYYFMAKEFQEASVSTTSPRAKAHKSKDSVTMTLT; the protein is encoded by the exons ATGCCAACCTCCTGCAGCATTGCCAGCACTATTTTCTCTCAAACTCCAACTATTCCGAGGGGTGAAGGGCCAAGACCCCAGGGCAGAAGGAGCCCCTGCCTTCAGTCCCGCATTTGGACCCCTACCCGCCACAGGCTGCCACACAGGCTCTTGGGCAGGTGTGAAGCAGGAGAG CCCTTCGGCAGGACCTGTCGAGGCGTCAGCAGCTCAGGAGGGAACCAGCGAGTCAG CCCCGGGATCATGAACAGCAGCAACTGCAGCTCCTGGGATGCCAACCCAGTCTATTACACGTACATGGGCGGGCTCCTGGCGCTCGGCCTGCTGCTCAACGGCCTGGCGCTCTGGGTGCTGTGCTGGCGCCTGCCGCGGTGGACAGAGACCCGCATCTACATGGCCAACCTGGCCGTGGCCGACCTCTGCCTGCTCTGCGCCCTGCCCTCCTTCCTGTACTTCCAGAAGCAGACCTCCAAGGACACGCCGCTCTGCCAGATCTCCCAGGCCGTCTACCTGCTCAACAGGTACATGAGCATCAGCCTGGTCACGGCCATCGCCGTGGACCGCTACGTGGCCGTGCGGCACCCGCTGCGCGCCCGCAGGCTCCGCTCCCCCGGCCGGGCCGCGGCTGTGTGCACCGCGCTCTGGGCCGTGGTCCTCGGCTCCCTGGTGCTCCGCTGGTTCCTGGACGTGCAGGACGGTGGCTTCTGCTTCGCCGTCCGCTCCGGGCGGAGCACCTACACCGGGGTCTTCTCGCTGCTGGGCTTCTACCTGCCGCTGGCCGTGCTGGTCTTCTGCTCTCTGCAGGTGGTGACCGCCCTGACCCAGAGGCCCGAGGCTAACCCGGGCCAGGCGGAAGCCACGCAGAAAGCCTCTCGCATGGTCCTGGCGAACCTGGCCGTCTTCGTGGTCTGCTTCCTGCCCTTCCACATGGTGCTGACCATGCGCGTGGCCCTGGGCCTGCAGACCTGCGCCATTAAGGTGGCCATGCAGATCACGAGCAGACTCTCAGACGCCAACTGCTGCCTAGACGCCATCTGCTACTACTTCATGGCCAAGGAGTTCCAGGAGGCATCTGTGTCAACCACATCCCCCAGAGCCAAGGCCCACAAGAGCAAGGACAGTGTGACCATGACCCTGACCTAG
- the GPR35 gene encoding G-protein coupled receptor 35 isoform X3, with product MNSSNCSSWDANPVYYTYMGGLLALGLLLNGLALWVLCWRLPRWTETRIYMANLAVADLCLLCALPSFLYFQKQTSKDTPLCQISQAVYLLNRYMSISLVTAIAVDRYVAVRHPLRARRLRSPGRAAAVCTALWAVVLGSLVLRWFLDVQDGGFCFAVRSGRSTYTGVFSLLGFYLPLAVLVFCSLQVVTALTQRPEANPGQAEATQKASRMVLANLAVFVVCFLPFHMVLTMRVALGLQTCAIKVAMQITSRLSDANCCLDAICYYFMAKEFQEASVSTTSPRAKAHKSKDSVTMTLT from the coding sequence ATGAACAGCAGCAACTGCAGCTCCTGGGATGCCAACCCAGTCTATTACACGTACATGGGCGGGCTCCTGGCGCTCGGCCTGCTGCTCAACGGCCTGGCGCTCTGGGTGCTGTGCTGGCGCCTGCCGCGGTGGACAGAGACCCGCATCTACATGGCCAACCTGGCCGTGGCCGACCTCTGCCTGCTCTGCGCCCTGCCCTCCTTCCTGTACTTCCAGAAGCAGACCTCCAAGGACACGCCGCTCTGCCAGATCTCCCAGGCCGTCTACCTGCTCAACAGGTACATGAGCATCAGCCTGGTCACGGCCATCGCCGTGGACCGCTACGTGGCCGTGCGGCACCCGCTGCGCGCCCGCAGGCTCCGCTCCCCCGGCCGGGCCGCGGCTGTGTGCACCGCGCTCTGGGCCGTGGTCCTCGGCTCCCTGGTGCTCCGCTGGTTCCTGGACGTGCAGGACGGTGGCTTCTGCTTCGCCGTCCGCTCCGGGCGGAGCACCTACACCGGGGTCTTCTCGCTGCTGGGCTTCTACCTGCCGCTGGCCGTGCTGGTCTTCTGCTCTCTGCAGGTGGTGACCGCCCTGACCCAGAGGCCCGAGGCTAACCCGGGCCAGGCGGAAGCCACGCAGAAAGCCTCTCGCATGGTCCTGGCGAACCTGGCCGTCTTCGTGGTCTGCTTCCTGCCCTTCCACATGGTGCTGACCATGCGCGTGGCCCTGGGCCTGCAGACCTGCGCCATTAAGGTGGCCATGCAGATCACGAGCAGACTCTCAGACGCCAACTGCTGCCTAGACGCCATCTGCTACTACTTCATGGCCAAGGAGTTCCAGGAGGCATCTGTGTCAACCACATCCCCCAGAGCCAAGGCCCACAAGAGCAAGGACAGTGTGACCATGACCCTGACCTAG
- the AQP12 gene encoding aquaporin-12 isoform X2, translating to MASLNVSLCFFLATFALCQASRRAAKALLPGGAYAHFAREAAGAAQLGACCLEMRMLVELGPWAGGFGPDLLLTLVFLLLLVHGATLDGASANPTVSLQRFLLAEASLPCTLLELAAQALGVQAAGALTRLYWAWGLSDLHVLQSLMDPHCSSALRTAVPHGALLEGSCAFLLHLVLLRLQGSLAIHRVLAVALLLTAAACTAGPLTSAFLNPALAASVTFRCSGHSLLEYVQVYWLGPVTGMLLAVLLYHGRLPRLFQRNLLYSQKSKYRVPRGRPVPGPGGSQTPEEGSRGRGPR from the exons TCTTCCTCGCCACCTTTGCCCTCTGCCAGGCGTCCAGGAGGGCGGCCAAGGCCCTGCTCCCCGGGGGCGCCTATGCCCACTTTGCCCGGGAGGCGGCGGGCGCGGCCCAGCTGGGGGCCTGCTGCCTGGAGATGCGGATGCTGGTGGAGCTCGGACCCTGGGCTGGGGGCTTCGGCCCCGACCTGCTGCTGACCTTGGTCTTCCTGCTGCTCCTGGTGCACGGGGCCACCCTGGACGGGGCCTCAGCCAACCCCACGGTGTCCCTGCAGCGGTTCCTCCTGGCCGAGGCCTCTCTGCCCTGCACGCTGCTGGAGCTGGCGGCGCAGGCGCTGGGCGTGCAGGCAGCTGGTGCCCTGACACGACTCTACTGGGCCTGGGGGCTCAGCGACCTGCACGTGTTGCAGAGCCTCATGGACCCGCACTGCAGCTCAGCGCTGCGCACGGCCGTACCCCACGGTGCCCTGCTTGAGGGCTCCTGCGCCTTCCTGCTGCACCTGGTTCTCCTCCGCCTCCAGGGCAGCCTTGCCATCCACAGGGTGCTGGCTGTGGCCCTGCTGCTCACCGCCGCGGCCTGCACAG CCGGGCCCCTGACGTCTGCCTTCCTGAACCCCGCGCTGGCCGCCTCAGTCACCTTCCGCTGCTCGGGGCACAGCTTGCTGGAGTATGTCCAGGTGTACTGGCTGGGCCCTGTGACAG GCATGCTCCTGGCCGTCCTGCTGTATCACGGCCGCCTCCCTCGCCTTTTCCAGAGGAACCTGCTCTACAGTCAGAAGAGCAAGTACCGGGTCCCCAGAGGGAGGCCTGTCCCGGGGCCTGGAGGCAGCCAGACGCCTGAAGAGGGGAGCAGAGGACGGGGGCCTCGGTAG
- the AQP12 gene encoding aquaporin-12 isoform X1, giving the protein MASLNVSLCFFLATFALCQASRRAAKALLPGGAYAHFAREAAGAAQLGACCLEMRMLVELGPWAGGFGPDLLLTLVFLLLLVHGATLDGASANPTVSLQRFLLAEASLPCTLLELAAQALGVQAAGALTRLYWAWGLSDLHVLQSLMDPHCSSALRTAVPHGALLEGSCAFLLHLVLLRLQGSLAIHRVLAVALLLTAAACTAGPLTSAFLNPALAASVTFRCSGHSLLEYVQVYWLGPVTGEGPGVLGAEAGRSGLSSGTGVAHRASSSLAGIGVALLLGPPPGSPRGSSQGSWRRRHLE; this is encoded by the exons TCTTCCTCGCCACCTTTGCCCTCTGCCAGGCGTCCAGGAGGGCGGCCAAGGCCCTGCTCCCCGGGGGCGCCTATGCCCACTTTGCCCGGGAGGCGGCGGGCGCGGCCCAGCTGGGGGCCTGCTGCCTGGAGATGCGGATGCTGGTGGAGCTCGGACCCTGGGCTGGGGGCTTCGGCCCCGACCTGCTGCTGACCTTGGTCTTCCTGCTGCTCCTGGTGCACGGGGCCACCCTGGACGGGGCCTCAGCCAACCCCACGGTGTCCCTGCAGCGGTTCCTCCTGGCCGAGGCCTCTCTGCCCTGCACGCTGCTGGAGCTGGCGGCGCAGGCGCTGGGCGTGCAGGCAGCTGGTGCCCTGACACGACTCTACTGGGCCTGGGGGCTCAGCGACCTGCACGTGTTGCAGAGCCTCATGGACCCGCACTGCAGCTCAGCGCTGCGCACGGCCGTACCCCACGGTGCCCTGCTTGAGGGCTCCTGCGCCTTCCTGCTGCACCTGGTTCTCCTCCGCCTCCAGGGCAGCCTTGCCATCCACAGGGTGCTGGCTGTGGCCCTGCTGCTCACCGCCGCGGCCTGCACAG CCGGGCCCCTGACGTCTGCCTTCCTGAACCCCGCGCTGGCCGCCTCAGTCACCTTCCGCTGCTCGGGGCACAGCTTGCTGGAGTATGTCCAGGTGTACTGGCTGGGCCCTGTGACAGGTGAGGGGCCGGGGGTCCTGGGGGCGGAGGCAGGCCGGTCCGGGCTGTCCTCTGGGACAGGAGTGGCCCATAGGGCGTCCAGCTCGCTGGCCGGGATCGGGGTGGCGCTGCTCCTGGGGCCTCCCCCAGGGTCCCCACGGGGGTCCTCGCAGGGAAGCTGGAGACGCAGGCATTTGGAATAG